The Stenotrophomonas indicatrix DNA segment TCCGACCACACCGGCGGCAGCCGCGGCAACAAGAACATTGCCGCCGCAGCCGGCGCCGTCGGTGGCGCACTGGCGGGCAACCAGATCCAGAAGAACGTCACCAGCGATACCTACGACATCAGTGTGCGCATGGATGACGGCCGCACCATCGTGGTCAACCAGCGCGACCTCGGCGGCATCCGCGAAAACACCTACGTCCGCGTGGTCAACGGCAAGGTCATCCTGCGCTGAACCGCAGCGGGCCCCAGCCGATCAGAACCGGAGCAACAAAAAAAGGCCCGCTTGCGCGGGCCTTTTTCATGCCGGCGAGCGGCAGGTATTACGCCGGCTGGACCTTGTCGGCCTGCAGGCCCTTCTGGCCCTGCACGACTTCAAAGCTCACAGCCTGGCCTTCCTTGAGGCTCTTGAAGCCCTGGGTCTCAATGGCACGGAAGTGCACGAACACGTCCTCGCCATTCTGCCGGCTGATGAAGCCGAAGCCCTTGGCATCATTGAACCACTTCACGGTACCGTTCTCGCGATCAGCCATCTCACTAACTCCCTTTGACTCTCTCTTGTGTTGGATACGCCTTTTGGGCGGCTGACAAGCAAGGGGGAAGCGAGGTGCATCGATGCAGCGGATCGGAACGATCTTGCTTCATCAGGCCACGATCCACGGTGACCTTGCCAAGCTCAGCGACTGCAACTTAACCCGACCAAAACGAAAAAGCAACTGGCAAAAACCTTCACTGTCAACCCCAAAAAGACAACCATACTGGACAGCATGGACCTCTCATTCATCTTGTATCTGCTAGCGGTCATTTTTGTCCTGATCGGCATCGCAGGCATCGTCCTGCCGGCCCTGCCAGGCATCCCGCTGGTCTTCATCGGGCTGGTACTGGCTGCCTGGGCAGACGGCTTCGTCCATGTCGGCTGGCCGACCCTGCTGATCCTCGGCCTGCTTACCGCGCTGTCGCTGCTGGTCGACGTGCTGGCGACCGTGGTCGGCGCCAAGCGCGTGGGCGCTAGCCGCAAGGCGCTCTGGGGTACCTTCATCGGCAGCATCGTCGGCCTGTTCTTCATGCCGATCGGCTTGTTCGCCGGGCCTTTGCTCGGCGCGCTGTTGGGCGAGTACTGGCATACCCGCGAGCTCGGCCGCTCGACCAAGGTCGGGCTGGCCACGTGGCTTGGCATCCTGCTTGGCCTGGCATTGAAGCTGGCGCTGGTGATCGCGATGCTGGGTCTGTTCGCCTTCGCCTGGTTCCTGTGAGGCAGACGGCCTTCACGCAGCGCGCACGCATACGCCGGGCATAAACCCATGGGGCTGGCCGTTACCGGATGCAGCCGCCACACTGTCCCTCTTTCCGCATTCATTCCGAAGGGCCTGCTGCAATGACCCTCTCTCCGTTGTTCCCCCGCCTTGCACCGCTGGCGCTGGCCCTGGCCAGTGCGCCGCTGGCAGCGCAGGAATTCGCGCCCAGCGCCGAGGCATCGCCGGCCGCCTGCGCAGCCATCACGACCGATGCTGCACGCTTGGCCTGCTACGACCGCCAGTTCGGACGCACGCCGCAGACTACCGCCGAAGCCGATGCGGCCGCCGAAGCCGCCGCCCAGGCGCGCCGCACGCAGCGCGACAGCACGCGAGTAAGCCAAGGCGAGGAAAAACTGCGCGAACGTGTCAGCGATCTGTTCCGTTCCGAAGCGCCGGACAGTGCACTTGCCAACGCCGGCCGGGGTTCGCTGCTGGACAGCCGCTGGGAACTGGCCGAGGACTCCAAGCTGGGCCCGTTCCAGCTGCGTGCGTACAAGCCCGTGTACCTGCTGCCGGCCTTCTGGACCAGCGACCGCAACACCATGCCGCACTCGCCGAACCCGGCCAACAGCGTGACCACCCCGCAGGTGCTGGACAGTGCCGAGCTGAAATTCCAGATCAGCTTCAAGACCAAGATCGCCGAGAACCTGTTCGGCGACAACGGCGACATCTGGGCCGGCTACACCCAGAGTTCGCGCTGGCAGGCCTACAACGGCGAGGACTCGCGCCCGTTCCGCGAGACCAACTACGAGCCGGAAGTGATGATGGTGTTCCGCAACGGCTACTCGATCGGTGGCTGGCGTGGGCGGATGACCGGCATCAGCCTCAACCACCAGTCCAACGGCCGTGCCGATCCGCTGTCGCGCAGCTGGAACCGGGTGATACTCAATGTCGGCCTGGACCGCGAGAACTGGGCACTGGTGCTGCGTCCCTGGTACCGCATTCCCGAGACCCGCAGCGACGACAACAACCCGGACATCGAGGATTACATGGGCCGCGGCGACGCGACCCTGACCTGGAACCGCAAGGGCCACGAGGTCTCGTTGATGGCGCGCCACTCGTTGCGCACCGGTGACCGCTCGCACGGCGCCCTGCAGCTGGACTACGGCTTCCCGATCAGCAACCTGCTGCGCGGCCATGTGCAGATCTTCGACGGCTATGGCGAAAGCCTGATCGACTACAACCACAAGGCAACCTATGTCGGCGTGGGCGTGTCCCTGCTGGAATGGTTCTGATGGAGGTGACCATCTGGCACAACCCCGCGTGCAGCAACTCGCGCGGGGCGCTCAAGCTGATCCGCGACGCGGGTGTCGAACCGGTGGTGATCGAGTATCTGGGCAGCCCGCCCGACGTGGCCACGCTGCGCCAGGTGCTGGCGGAATCCGGCCTGGCAGCGTCCGAACTGGTGCGCAGCAAGGAACCCGAGTTTGCCGCACTGGGCCTGCACGGAACCGACGACGACGCCCTGCTGGCCGCCATGGCCACCCACCCACGGCTGATCAACCGCCCGGTGGTACGCACCGCAAAGGGCACCCGCCTGTGCCGGCCGCCGGAAACAGTGCTGGAGATCCTGTAACCCGCCCCGCGTTGGTAGAGCCGAGCCATGCTCGGCTGCGATCCGCGTGCTAAATGCAGTCGAGCATGGCTCGGCTCTACAGAACGAGTTACCGCCAGTCGGTGATGCCTTCGCGGCGATAGACCTCGGCGAACGCCGGGCGCGCCTTCAGGCGGTCCGCATACGCCTTCAACACCGGCCAGTGGTCGCTGGGCGTGGGCATGTTGCGTGACCAGCGCATCAACATCACCAGCATGAAATCGACCACGCTCGGCGCATCGCCGAGCAGGTAGGGGCCGCCGTCCTGCAGGTGCGTGGCAACGTGCTGCCACGCCGCTTCCAGTTGCTGCCGCGCCATCGCACGCACGGCCTCCATGCACTCGCCACCCGCCGCTTCGTGCGCGTAGAACCAGGCGCGGTACGCCGGCTGCACGGTGTTGGCGCACCAGAACATCCAGCGATAGGCATTGCCGCGCGCGGGTGTGCCGACGGCAGGCAACAACCCCGCCTGCGGATGACGGTCTGCCAGATACAGCGCGATCGCGGCCGCCTCGGTCAGCACCTGGCCGTCGATCAGCAGGGTCGGCACCTTGCCGGCCGGATTCAGGGCCAGGTAGTCGGCCGACTTGTGCTCGTGCGTGTCGAAATCGAGCGGCACCAGTTCGTGCTCGATACCCAGCTCGATCAGCAGCCAGTGCACCACCAGCGAGGCGGTGCTGGTGGAACCATACAAGGTGGTGCGCATATGACCGGTCCTGTGCGGGGAACGGCTGATTATGCGCGCTGTCGCCGGCTCGGTCAGCCGCAGCTGCTCATGCAGGTATAACGACGCTCGCCGCAGCCCATCATCGGTGCCCGCAGCGTGCAGTCGTGCGCTTTCAATTCGCAGGAACGGCGTAGTTCCGGATGCTCGATGTCCTTGCAGCGCTTGTCCGGCGTCGGTGCCACCTGCTGCTCGCAACTGGACTGGCGGCTGCCGATCCCCTGGTCCTCGGCCATGCAGCTGCGGTAGCTGGCCTGGCACTGCATCTGGCACTGGGCACCGGCGCTGAAGCCGCCCCCACCACCATACGAAGAAGACGAAGTACTGCATCCAGCAAGCACCAGCAGGCCGACAAAGCAAAGGCTGCGCAACAGGTTCACAGGACACTCCTTGTTCAATAGACCGGAAGACTGCCGGAAGAACGGATTTCGCTCACTGATCCGCCGCAATCGAGCACACACTGGGCCCGGGTCGCATCACAGGCGCGCGTATCGGCTGCAACGGCGCAGTATGCGCCGGCGCCACGTGCGCCCTCGCAACGATGCCGCATCTTTTCGTCAGCGATATCGCTGCACTTGTCGATGACACGTGCTTTGTCCGCCTGACAGCTCTGCTGCGCCGTTTCGGCCATAGAGCGCGCCTGACCCGCACATTGCAGATGCCGCTGTGCGCACCCTGCCGCACACACGCGGCCGGCCTCGCTGGTGGGTTGCTCCACGTAGTACTGCGGCGCGCAGCCCGCCAGCAACAGGGTGGCAACTACAACAAGAACTGCACTTGTTCCTTGACGCACAAGCAGCTTCCCTTCCATGGCAACGCGCACACCCTAGCAAAGCAGCGCGTGCGCATGCGTTAAACGAAAAACGGCGCCACCAGGGCGCCGTTCTGCAATCGGACAGGCGTGGACGACGCCGCGCCGATCACTCCACCACGACAGGAATCTTGCCGATGCGGGCCTGCCATTCGCGCGGGCCGGTCTTGTGCACCGACTCGCCGGTGGAATCGACGGCCACGGTCACCGGCATGTCTTCCACGGTGAACTCGTAGATCGCTTCCATGCCCAGGTCGGCGAAGCCGACGACCTTGGCCGCCTTGATCGCCTTGGACACGAGGTAGGCCGAACCACCGACGGCCATCAGGTAGGCCGACTTGTGCTTCTTGATCGCTTCGATCGCGGCCGGGCCGCGCTCGGCCTTGCCGACCATGCCCAGCAGGCCGGTTTCGCTCAGCACCTGTTCGGTGAACTTGTCCATGCGGGTGGCGGTGGTCGGACCGGCCGGGCCCACTACTTCGTCGCGCACCGGATCGACCGGACCGACGTAGTAGATGAAGCGCCCCTTGAGATCGACCGGCAGCTGCTCGCCCTTGTTGAGCATGTCGACCATGCGCTTGTGCGCAGCGTCGCGGCCGGTCAGCAGCTTGCCGTTGAGCAGCAGAGTCTGGCCCGGCTTCCAGTTGGCCACGTCTTCCGGAGTGATCGTGTCCAGGTCCACGCGGGTGCCCTTGGACGCGTCGTAGGTCAGCTTCGGCCAGTCTTCCAGCGACGGCGGGTCCAGCATCACCGGGCCGCTGCCATCCAGGGTGAAGTGCGCATGGCGGGTGGCGGCGCAGTTCGGGATCATCGCCACCGGCAGGTTGGCCGCGTGGGTCGGGTAGTCGTTGATCTTGATGTCGAGCACCGTGGTCAGGCCACCCAGGCCCTGCGCGCCGATGCCCAGCGCGTTGACTTTCTCGTACAGCTCCAGGCGCAGCTCTTCGATGCGGTTGGACGCACCGCGGGCCTGCAGCTCGGTGATGTCGATCGGCTCCATCAGCGCTTCCTTGGCCAGCAGCATCGCCTTTTCGGCGGTGCCACCGATGCCGATGCCGAGCATGCCCGGCGGGCACCAGCCGGCGCCCATGGTCGGCACGGTCTTCAGCACCCAGTCGACGATCGAATCGGACGGGTTGAGCATCGCGAATTTGGTCTTGGCTTCCGAACCACCGCCCTTGGCAGCGACGATCACTTCCACGGTGTTGCCCGGCACCACCTTGACGTTGACCACGCCCGGCGTGTTGTCCCTGGTGTTGATGCGCTTGCCGGCCGGATCGGCCAGCACCGAAGCACGCAGCTTGTTGTCCGGGTACAGATAGGCGCGACGGATGCCCTCGTTGGCCATGTCTTCCACACCCATGGTGGCGTCATCCCAGCGCACGTCCATGCCGATTTCCAGGAACACGGTGACGATGCCGGTGTCCTGGCAGATCGGCCGGTGGCCCTCGGCGCACATCCGCGAGTTGATCAGGATCTGCGCGATCGCCTCCTTCGCTGCCGGCGACTCCTCGCGCTCGTAGGCGGCGGCAAGGTTCTTGATGTAGTCGACCGGGTGGTAGTACGAGATGTACTGCAGCGCGTCGGCGACGGACTGGATGAGGTCTTCCTGCTTGATCGATGTCACGGATTGCTCGCTTGCTGAAGGCTGGCGGGGGTAATCCGCCCATTTTACCCCCTCCCTCGACCACGGGGTGGCAGTGCCGGCCGCTGGCCGGCAAGATCCGAGCCCTGCCCTCTGTCACGCCCACGCCCGCTGCGGCGTCCTTGCCCACATGAACGCCGAAACCGCCTTCCATACCCACCGCCCGCGCCTGATGGCACTGGCTTACCGCCTGCTGGGCAGCCGCAGCGACGCCGAAGACGTGGTGCAGGACGCCTGGCTGCGCTGGTCAGGTACCGATACCGCGGCCATCGCCGACCCGGAGGCCTGGCTGGTGACCACCACCACCCGTCTGGGCCTGGACCGGCTGCGCGCGGCCAAGCGCGAACGCGCCCATTATGTCGGCCCGTGGCTGGCTGAACCGCTGGCGATCACCCTCGAACCTGATCCGGCGCCCGGCCCGGCGCAGCTGCACGCGCTGGCCGACGACGTATCGGTCGCCTTCCTGACCCTGCTCGAACAGCTGGGCCCGGAGGAGCGCGCCGCCTTCCTGCTGAAGGAAGCCTTCGACCACGACTACCGCGATATTGCCGAGCTGATCGGCCACAGCGAGGCCAACTGCCGGCAGCTGGTGCATCGCGCCCGACAACGCCTGCAGGCAGGGCGGCCGCGATTCAACGCCGACGCCAGCCAGCACCGGCAACTGCTGGCACGCTTCATGGACGCCTCCCAGCGGGGTGACAGCGAGGCCATCCAGGCGCTGCTGCATGCCAACGCGCTGCTGGTCTCCGACGGCGGTGGCGTGGTTACTGCGGCGGTGCGTCCGCTGCTGGGCGCCGAGCGCATCGGCCGCCTGTACTGGGCGATCGCCCGCCGCGGCGCAGCGCATCCGGCGCAGTTGGGCTACGTCAACGGCGAGCCGGCGATACTGCGCTTCGAAGGCGGCCGCCTGCACTCGATCACCACCATCGAGGTGGTCGATGGCCGCATCGCCAATCTCTACAGCGTGCTGAATCCAGAAAAATTGCCTGCGGTTGTCACGCGCGCCGACACTCCGGCGTCCTTGTAACGAAAGGCGGCCATCGTGGCCGCCGTGGAGCTGAAGATGTCCAACCACGCCTCTCCCCGCGTTCCTTACGCCCGCCTGGCCGCTGATGCCTTCAAGGGCCTGCTGGCCACCAGCAAGGCGGTGCATGACAGTTCGATCGATCCGACCCTGATGGAACTGGTGTTCCTGCGCGTCTCGCAGCTCAACGGCTGCGGCTACTGCATGGACATGCATGCCACCACGCTGCGCAAGGGCGGCATCGAGCCGCGCAAGCTGGATACGTTGCCGGCCTGGCACGAAAGCCGTTTCTTCGACGAACGCGAACGCGCGGCGCTGGGCTGGGCCGAGGCGCTGACCCGGTTGACCGACGGTGCGCCGTCGCAGGCGGCGTTCGATGCGTTGGCGCCGCACTTCGATGAGAAGGGCATCAGTGACCTGAGCATGGGTATCGCCGTGATCAATGCCTGGAACCGGCTGGGCGCGGGACTGCTGCCGCCGCTGCCGTAAAAGGGAGCCAGCCGGGTGGCTCAGGTTCCCGCAGCTGATGGCAGGTGTCGACCTTGGTCGACACATTAGATCCACGCCACGCGTGGATGTGGGCCGATGGGGTCGGAGCCCTTTGCCGCCGCAAAGGGATCCGACCCCGGCGGCCACACGGCTGCCCTGACCCCACCTGCACGTATCAGGCGCGCACAATGGCGGCATGCCTGCTTCCCCCATTGCCGGCGCTGCCGGCGCCAAGAAACCCAGCCTGCGTCAACGCTTCAAGGCGATGCGCAACCTGCCGCCCTTCCTGCGCCAGGTGTGGCAGACCAGCCGCGCCCTGACCCTGGCCAGTCTTGGCCTGCGCCTGATCCGTGCGCTGCTGCCGGTGGCGATGCTGTACGTCGGCAAGCTGATCATCGATACCGCGCTGCACCTCAGCCAGCACGATGCCGGCTTCCCGCCGCTGGGTGAGGCGCTGTCCAGTGGGCTGCTCAATCCGCTGCTCGGCCTGTTGGCGATGGAACTGGGCCTGGCCATCGCCTCGGACCTGCTCGGCCGCCTGGTCAGCTACGCCGATGCCCTGCTGTCGGAACTGTTCGCCAACGTCACCAGCGTGCGCCTGATGGAACACGCAGCCACCCTGGACCTGGAGGACTTCGAGGACCCGGACCTGCAGGACAAACTGGACCGTGCGCGGCGCCAGACCATGGGCCGGATGAACCTGATGAGCCAGCTGTTCGGCCAGGTGCAGGATGCGATCACCGTCGCCAGCCTGGCCGTCGGTCTGCTGGTCTATGCGCCGTGGCTGATCCTGCTGTTGGCGCTGGCGCTGGTGCCGGCCTTCATCGGTGAATCGCACTTCAATGCGGCCGGTTACAGCCTCAACTTCCTGTGGACGCCGGAACGCCGCCAGCTGGACTACCTGCGCCAGCTCGGCGCCAGCGTGGAAACGGCCAAGGAAGTAAAGATCTTCAACCTGCACCGGTTCCTGGTCGACCGCTACCGCAGCTTGTCGGCGGCACTGTTCCTGGCCAACCGCGCGCTCGCCCGGCGGCGTGCGTTCTGGGGCACGCTGCTGGCCGCGCTGGGCACGCTGGGCTACTACACCGCGTATGCCTATATCGCCTGGCGTACGGTGCGCGGCGATTTTTCGATCGGTGACCTGACCTTCCTCGCCGGCAGCTTCCTGCGCCTGCGCCAGTTGCTGGAAGGCCTGCTGATCGGCTTCTCGCAGGTGGCCAGCCAGGCGTTGTATCTGGACGATCTGTATTCGTTCTTCCAGATCGAACCGGAAATCCACTCGCGCAAGGACGCGGTGCGCGTGCCGCAGCCGATCCGCGAAGGCTTCGTGTTCGAAGACGTGGGCTTCCGCTATCCCGATGCCGAGCAATGGGCCGTGCGTCACCTCGATTTCCAGCTGCACGCGGGCGAAGTGCTGGCACTGGTCGGTGAGAACGGTGCGGGCAAGACCACCCTGGTCAAGCTGCTGGCACGCCTGTACGAACCCGACGAAGGCCGCATCCTGCTTGATGGCCGCGACCTGCGCGACTACGACCTGGACGACCTGCGCGCCAACCTCGGCGTGATCTTCCAGGACTTCGTGCGCTACAACCTCAGTGCCGGCGAGAACATAGGTGTCGGCCAGGTTGAAGCGATGGACGACCGC contains these protein-coding regions:
- a CDS encoding cold-shock protein, producing MADRENGTVKWFNDAKGFGFISRQNGEDVFVHFRAIETQGFKSLKEGQAVSFEVVQGQKGLQADKVQPA
- a CDS encoding DUF456 domain-containing protein; translated protein: MDLSFILYLLAVIFVLIGIAGIVLPALPGIPLVFIGLVLAAWADGFVHVGWPTLLILGLLTALSLLVDVLATVVGAKRVGASRKALWGTFIGSIVGLFFMPIGLFAGPLLGALLGEYWHTRELGRSTKVGLATWLGILLGLALKLALVIAMLGLFAFAWFL
- a CDS encoding phospholipase A, coding for MTLSPLFPRLAPLALALASAPLAAQEFAPSAEASPAACAAITTDAARLACYDRQFGRTPQTTAEADAAAEAAAQARRTQRDSTRVSQGEEKLRERVSDLFRSEAPDSALANAGRGSLLDSRWELAEDSKLGPFQLRAYKPVYLLPAFWTSDRNTMPHSPNPANSVTTPQVLDSAELKFQISFKTKIAENLFGDNGDIWAGYTQSSRWQAYNGEDSRPFRETNYEPEVMMVFRNGYSIGGWRGRMTGISLNHQSNGRADPLSRSWNRVILNVGLDRENWALVLRPWYRIPETRSDDNNPDIEDYMGRGDATLTWNRKGHEVSLMARHSLRTGDRSHGALQLDYGFPISNLLRGHVQIFDGYGESLIDYNHKATYVGVGVSLLEWF
- the arsC gene encoding arsenate reductase (glutaredoxin) (This arsenate reductase requires both glutathione and glutaredoxin to convert arsenate to arsenite, after which the efflux transporter formed by ArsA and ArsB can extrude the arsenite from the cell, providing resistance.); this translates as MEVTIWHNPACSNSRGALKLIRDAGVEPVVIEYLGSPPDVATLRQVLAESGLAASELVRSKEPEFAALGLHGTDDDALLAAMATHPRLINRPVVRTAKGTRLCRPPETVLEIL
- a CDS encoding glutathione S-transferase family protein, whose protein sequence is MRTTLYGSTSTASLVVHWLLIELGIEHELVPLDFDTHEHKSADYLALNPAGKVPTLLIDGQVLTEAAAIALYLADRHPQAGLLPAVGTPARGNAYRWMFWCANTVQPAYRAWFYAHEAAGGECMEAVRAMARQQLEAAWQHVATHLQDGGPYLLGDAPSVVDFMLVMLMRWSRNMPTPSDHWPVLKAYADRLKARPAFAEVYRREGITDWR
- a CDS encoding fumarate hydratase, whose protein sequence is MTSIKQEDLIQSVADALQYISYYHPVDYIKNLAAAYEREESPAAKEAIAQILINSRMCAEGHRPICQDTGIVTVFLEIGMDVRWDDATMGVEDMANEGIRRAYLYPDNKLRASVLADPAGKRINTRDNTPGVVNVKVVPGNTVEVIVAAKGGGSEAKTKFAMLNPSDSIVDWVLKTVPTMGAGWCPPGMLGIGIGGTAEKAMLLAKEALMEPIDITELQARGASNRIEELRLELYEKVNALGIGAQGLGGLTTVLDIKINDYPTHAANLPVAMIPNCAATRHAHFTLDGSGPVMLDPPSLEDWPKLTYDASKGTRVDLDTITPEDVANWKPGQTLLLNGKLLTGRDAAHKRMVDMLNKGEQLPVDLKGRFIYYVGPVDPVRDEVVGPAGPTTATRMDKFTEQVLSETGLLGMVGKAERGPAAIEAIKKHKSAYLMAVGGSAYLVSKAIKAAKVVGFADLGMEAIYEFTVEDMPVTVAVDSTGESVHKTGPREWQARIGKIPVVVE
- a CDS encoding RNA polymerase sigma-70 factor, whose protein sequence is MNAETAFHTHRPRLMALAYRLLGSRSDAEDVVQDAWLRWSGTDTAAIADPEAWLVTTTTRLGLDRLRAAKRERAHYVGPWLAEPLAITLEPDPAPGPAQLHALADDVSVAFLTLLEQLGPEERAAFLLKEAFDHDYRDIAELIGHSEANCRQLVHRARQRLQAGRPRFNADASQHRQLLARFMDASQRGDSEAIQALLHANALLVSDGGGVVTAAVRPLLGAERIGRLYWAIARRGAAHPAQLGYVNGEPAILRFEGGRLHSITTIEVVDGRIANLYSVLNPEKLPAVVTRADTPASL
- a CDS encoding carboxymuconolactone decarboxylase family protein, whose amino-acid sequence is MSNHASPRVPYARLAADAFKGLLATSKAVHDSSIDPTLMELVFLRVSQLNGCGYCMDMHATTLRKGGIEPRKLDTLPAWHESRFFDERERAALGWAEALTRLTDGAPSQAAFDALAPHFDEKGISDLSMGIAVINAWNRLGAGLLPPLP
- a CDS encoding ABC transporter ATP-binding protein — its product is MPASPIAGAAGAKKPSLRQRFKAMRNLPPFLRQVWQTSRALTLASLGLRLIRALLPVAMLYVGKLIIDTALHLSQHDAGFPPLGEALSSGLLNPLLGLLAMELGLAIASDLLGRLVSYADALLSELFANVTSVRLMEHAATLDLEDFEDPDLQDKLDRARRQTMGRMNLMSQLFGQVQDAITVASLAVGLLVYAPWLILLLALALVPAFIGESHFNAAGYSLNFLWTPERRQLDYLRQLGASVETAKEVKIFNLHRFLVDRYRSLSAALFLANRALARRRAFWGTLLAALGTLGYYTAYAYIAWRTVRGDFSIGDLTFLAGSFLRLRQLLEGLLIGFSQVASQALYLDDLYSFFQIEPEIHSRKDAVRVPQPIREGFVFEDVGFRYPDAEQWAVRHLDFQLHAGEVLALVGENGAGKTTLVKLLARLYEPDEGRILLDGRDLRDYDLDDLRANLGVIFQDFVRYNLSAGENIGVGQVEAMDDRARITDAARRGMAEEVIAALPGGYDQQIGRRFKQGVDLSGGQWQKIAIARAWMRDAQVMILDEPTAALDARAEFEVFQRFRELADNRTAVLISHRFSSVRMADRILVLADGRIEASGTHQELMAQGGRYAELFELQAAGYR